In the genome of Candoia aspera isolate rCanAsp1 chromosome 1, rCanAsp1.hap2, whole genome shotgun sequence, one region contains:
- the F2RL3 gene encoding proteinase-activated receptor 4 produces MHRMSLGATRTRGYFLILLLVCCWKGSAAVSADYDDYSFNGTDDNQPMGQNGLCPRAIPAQRVIENNSTFLRISKASHVPLGSPLTVVLLPSFYTLIFLIGLPANALALWVLTTRVEKLPSTIFLINLATADLLLCLLLPLKISYYFLGNHWPFGEAMCRFTTTAFYGNMYCSILLLTCISVDRYVAVAHPFFARSFRSSAFAMGTCAAVWVVAALFTLPLTLFRQSFPLYRTKQTICHDVLPWEEEVKYYYYYFIILIACGFLTPLLIMVLSSGVTLWVLLGSREKYALAAKLTALMLISVMTFYSPSHILLLLHYSHSCLRHDGTVYVVYIVSLALSTCNSCVDPFIYYYVSEEFRSNVKRRLFGHWTDSAVSVKTLKETLPSKNSHRSQSLE; encoded by the coding sequence ACTATAGTTTCAATGGAACCGATGACAATCAGCCCATGGGCCAGAATGGTCTGTGCCCTCGTGCCATCCCAGCGCAGAGAGTAATTGAGAACAACAGTACTTTCCTGAGAATCTCAAAAGCTTCACATGTTCCACTTGGCAGCCCACTCACCGTGGTCCTCCTCCCATCTTTCTACACTCTTATCTTCCTCATTGGACTACCTGCCAATGCTCTGGCCCTCTGGGTGCTCACCACACGGGTGGAGAAACTGCCCTCCACCATTTTCCTGATCAATTTAGCAACCGCAGATCTCTTGTTATGCCTACTGCTCCCTCTGAAGATCTCTTACTACTTCTTGGGCAACCACTGGCCCTTTGGAGAGGCTATGTGCCGCTTTACCACTACAGCCTTCTACGGCAACATGTACTGTTCCATTCTCTTGCTCACCTGCATCAGCGTGGACCGCTATGTCGCTGTGGCCCACCCCTTCTTTGCCCGTTCCTTCCGCAGCTCGGCCTTTGCCATGGGCACCTGTGCTGCAGTCTGGGTAGTGGCTGCCCTCTTCACACTGCCTCTGACTCTTTTCCGCCAGTCCTTCCCACTCTACAGGACCAAGCAGACCATATGCCACGACGTCCTGCCGTGGGAAGAGGAAGTTaagtactactactattacttcaTCATCCTCATAGCCTGTGGCTTCCTGACTCCTCTCCTCATCATGGTGCTCAGCTCTGGAGTTACACTCTGGGTCTTGTTGGGCAGCAGGGAAAAGTACGCTTTGGCTGCCAAGCTGACAGCCCTCATGCTTATCTCAGTCATGACCTTCTATAGCCCAAGTCATATCCTGCTGCTCCTCCATTACTCCCACTCCTGCCTCCGGCATGATGGGACGGTCTACGTGGTCTACATAGTCAGCCTGGCCTTGAGCACCTGCAACAGCTGTGTCGACCCCTTCATTTACTATTACGTCTCGGAAGAATTCAGGTCAAATGTGAAGAGGAGACTCTTTGGCCACTGGACGGATTCTGCTGTGTCTGTGAAGACCTTAAAGGAGACCCTGCCCTCAAAGAACTCCCACCGCTCCCAGTCTCTGGAGTGA